GTGAGTGATGGGTTTGGGTTACTTAGACTTCCTCATCTATATTTATGCTTATTGGTATGTTAATGTTGTTGTGGTGTTACTTCAAGTTTTAACCTTATTCAATTTTTTATaactttattattaattaacCATTCGGTTTAGagagaaacttacctacaaacaaAATGTATTACAACgatgctcaaaaatcaaaaaacAACCACGCACGTTTAAGTGTTCATAAGTTTTTTGCTTAACCTCGAGCTACACCACAACATTCCCACTGTATAAATGTTTATTTGTATTCTAATTTCATCCTTCGAACTTCTACTCATGTCACGTGTATCAAATTTAATTGCTTTTTAGTTGACAaactaaaatttcaaatatactaacagagaaagaaaaaccaaagaaaTTAATGGTTAACTTTCCATAAAGATACCACAAAAGTAGCACATAGACTACACCGAAAGGCGTCAAGGTACTAGTCACAAATTCCCTAATCCACTTTGTGTCACGAACTAACAGAGTTACGACAATTTGTTCGCATATACAGCAATATTTGAGTGCACAACAAGAAAGCGAGGCGGGGGGTGAAGGCAGCACTTGAACGAGATGAAACATTGAAAGGCAAATGAAAATTAATGGCGATCACTGTCGCTCTCATGCTCCATTTCTTCGGCATCCTCAAAGCGCTGATCGTTGATCTGAAGCTGCAAAGAAGATGTAAACGTGATCAATACAAATATGCCAACTCCACAGCAAGCATTAAGTGGATATTCACAGGCTTACCTCAAGCACAGTACGAGCTAGGTCATGATCCCCGTTCGATTGACCAATTGGGTTTGAAAGATTTTGAGGAACAGGCCACTCAGAATCGTCCCCTGAAAATACCGCCACATTCAAAACAAAGACGTCATAGATGATAGAagatttcatatttatttttacacgTATTGATACATGACGATATAAATGTTCCATGGTGCATCACATACCAACTGCCTCGTCTTCCAATTGATCGGCACTAAAAATCCAGTTATGCTCTTCTTCCCCTTCTAAGGAAAGGCAGATCAAAATTATACTATCAGGGCACAACTCATGAATCAAACATAACAAATATcattcacaaaaacaaaaatgtaaaagaaaataaCCAGGGTATGAAGAAATCGTACTACCTTCAATTGGTTCAGGATTAAGCTCTGCACACTCGCAAAACACCTCAAACAGAGAATCCACTGCCACACAATAAATAACAAGCTAGTTACTCTTCACCAGAAAAATTCTAACAAGAAAATTCAACAAAGtacagagggagagagatatatatacaTTGGTTAGGATCTGAAGGAACAAGTCTCATTTCTGTGATCTTGGATAAATCTAAGACACCATTGGATTCTGAATCGGAACCGTCAGACTCGTCCTCGTCATCCTCAGTTTCAATCTATAAAGTTAAAAACTCTAATCAGAGATACGGTGCACAAAAAGGCCAAAAACTTTGAAATAACATATTGACGTTAAAGATTAGTCCGAGACTTTGACCATATGATAAAGACACACAAACCCTGGATACAAAAATAAGCAAGTGATTCGCCAAAAACACCGTAGTTACTGTCAGAACCTATGTTCACCACGCTCTGAGACACCcggaaaaaaaaactatattttcCGGGGGAAAAAAGAGGGCTATTAGTAGGCCGTTTGCTATTGCTATAAGGGCTGCTCGCCTTTATACTGTGTACAATAGATATATACTAAAAGGTGCCACTACTATATCCAGAGAAGAGCACAAAATTGCCTTACAAAGTTAAGTTCACACCACACAATAAAACAGTTTCGACGAAGTACATGTCGGACAAGATAACCAACCCCAAATTGCTGCGGGAGTGCAATAACGAAGAAAGCATATACCTGAGTGTAAATACAAGGAGAGGTGTAGGCCTCCGGGTCTCTGGACACAGCGTGCAGTGATATAGACAAGAAGTCCACAGCATAACCCTTCTCCCTATCAACGTCACTCAACCAAACCACTTGCctgcaaaatcaaaatcaaagccaaatgCTCGATTGGATTCTAATTTTGTAAAGGATA
This region of Malus domestica chromosome 07, GDT2T_hap1 genomic DNA includes:
- the LOC103439655 gene encoding chloride conductance regulatory protein ICln-like encodes the protein MVAGLKEFTARVERNGVYEPVLDAENGEELMRVQPGVSIVLGNRPPESPGTLYISTKQVVWLSDVDREKGYAVDFLSISLHAVSRDPEAYTSPCIYTQIETEDDEDESDGSDSESNGVLDLSKITEMRLVPSDPNQLDSLFEVFCECAELNPEPIEEGEEEHNWIFSADQLEDEAVGDDSEWPVPQNLSNPIGQSNGDHDLARTVLELQINDQRFEDAEEMEHESDSDRH